One Glycine max cultivar Williams 82 chromosome 3, Glycine_max_v4.0, whole genome shotgun sequence DNA window includes the following coding sequences:
- the LOC100782935 gene encoding UDP-glucuronic acid decarboxylase 2, with protein MSSSSSGLIFRGHEAHPMDDAYYPKPQKPWLSFGYLLREQRLHFLLLGFVLATLFFFLLPSSSPSQPLGAHDPFPTPYLEPTRWPTNSRSYDVVSVHSVGKIPLGIKRKGLRIVVTGGAGFVGSHLVDRLIARGDSVIVVDNFFTGMKENVMHHFGNPNFELIRHDVVEPLLLEVDQIYHLACPASPVHYKFNPVKTIKTNVVGTLNMLGLAKRVGARFLLTSTSEIYGDPLEHPQKETYWGNVNPIGVRSCYDEGKRTAETLTMDYHRGAGVEVRIARIFNTYGPRMCLDDGRVVSNFVAQALRKEPLTVYGDGKQTRSFQYVSDLVEGLMRLMEGEHVGPFNLGNPGEFTMLELAKVVQETIDPEAKIEYRPNTEDDPHKRKPDISRAKEQLGWEPKVDLRKGLPLMVSDFRQRIFGDQKEGTTSA; from the exons ATGTCTTCGTCTTCTTCGGGCTTGATTTTCCGAGGGCACGAGGCCCATCCCATGGACGACGCCTATTACCCGAAGCCGCAGAAGCCATGGCTCTCCTTCGGCTACCTCCTCCGCGAACAGCGTCTCCACTTCCTCCTCCTCGGCTTTGTCCTCGCaaccctcttcttcttcctcctcccaTCATCGTCCCCTTCCCAACCCCTTGGAGCCCACGACCCATTCCCCACCCCTTACTTGGAGCCCACCCGCTGGCCCACCAACTCCCGAAGCTACGACGTCGTCTCCGTGCATTCCGTGGGAAAAATCCCTCTCGGGATTAAGCGGAAGGGGCTCCGGATCGTCGTCACCGGTGGGGCCGGCTTCGTCGGGTCTCACTTGGTGGATCGGTTGATTGCCCGAGGAGACAGCGTCATCGTCGTCGACAATTTTTTCACCGGAATGAAAGAAAACGTGATGCACCATTTTGGGAACCCCAACTTCGAGCTCATCCGACACGACGTCGTTGAGCCTCTCCTGTTAGAGGTCGACCAGATCTACCATCTCGCTTGCCCCGCATCCCCTGTCCATTACAAGTTTAATCCAGTCAAGACTATC AAGACCAACGTGGTCGGGACGCTGAACATGCTGGGACTTGCTAAAAGAGTGGGTGCTAGGTTCTTGTTAACCAGTACCAGTGAGATTTATGGTGATCCTCTGGAACACCCTCAGAAGGAAACCTATTGGGGCAACGTTAATCCCATTG GTGTTCGAAGCTGCTATGACGAGGGAAAGCGTACTGCTGAGACGTTGACCATGGATTACCACAGAGGAGCTGGAGTCGAG gTGAGAATAGCTAGGATTTTCAACACCTACGGGCCACGAATGTGCTTAGATGATGGTCGCGTCGTTAGTAACTTCGTCGCTCAG GCACTAAGGAAGGAGCCTTTGACGGTTTATGGGGATGGGAAGCAGACTAGGAGTTTTCAATATGTTTCTGATTTG GTGGAGGGGCTGATGCGCCTTATGGAAGGTGAACATGTTGGACCTTTCAATCTTGGAAATCCGGGTGAATTCACCATGCTTGAACTTGCCAAG GTGGTACAAGAAACAATAGATCCAGAGGCTAAGATAGAGTACAGGCCCAACACAGAGGATGACCCACACAAGAGAAAGCCTGATATTAGTAGGGCCAAGGAGCAACTGGGCTGGGAACCCAAGGTGGACCTACGGAAGGGACTCCCTCTAATGGTTTCTGACTTCCGACAACGCATTTTTGGGGACCAAAAGGAAGGAACAACCTCTGCCTAA